In Thermus tengchongensis, a single genomic region encodes these proteins:
- a CDS encoding 16S rRNA (uracil(1498)-N(3))-methyltransferase, with the protein MRPHRAYSPGLTGVLPLRESRHLLEVLRAKVGDRFTVFDVDREAVAEVVELGPPVRYRILEERRPEREVGVEVVLYPALLKGDKLAEVVRAATELGATRIQPLVTRHSVPKEMGEGKLKRLQAIAVEAAKQSGRLRVPEVLPPIPLNALPKVEQGMVAHLGARSLVREVLDLGKPLALAVGPEGGFAEEEVELLQEKGFTPVFLGRRILRAETAAIALLALCTAGEGR; encoded by the coding sequence ATGCGCCCGCACCGCGCCTACAGCCCAGGCCTTACCGGGGTGCTTCCCTTAAGGGAAAGCCGGCACCTCCTGGAGGTATTGCGGGCCAAGGTGGGGGACCGGTTCACGGTCTTCGACGTGGACCGGGAGGCCGTGGCGGAGGTGGTGGAGCTGGGGCCACCGGTGCGCTACCGCATCCTGGAGGAACGGCGCCCGGAGCGGGAGGTGGGGGTGGAGGTGGTCCTCTACCCCGCTCTTTTAAAGGGGGACAAGCTTGCCGAGGTGGTGCGCGCGGCCACGGAGCTCGGGGCCACCCGCATCCAACCCCTCGTCACCCGGCACTCCGTGCCCAAGGAGATGGGGGAGGGGAAGCTGAAAAGGCTTCAGGCCATAGCCGTGGAGGCAGCTAAGCAGTCGGGAAGGCTGAGGGTGCCCGAGGTCCTGCCTCCCATTCCCCTGAACGCCCTGCCGAAGGTGGAGCAGGGTATGGTGGCCCATCTGGGAGCAAGAAGCCTGGTTCGGGAGGTGCTGGACCTTGGGAAGCCCCTGGCCTTGGCCGTGGGACCGGAAGGGGGATTTGCGGAGGAGGAGGTGGAGCTTTTGCAGGAAAAGGGCTTTACCCCGGTCTTCCTGGGCCGGAGGATTCTGCGGGCGGAAACGGCGGCCATCGCCCTCCTCGCCCTGTGCACCGCCGGGGAGGGGAGATGA
- a CDS encoding helix-turn-helix transcriptional regulator produces the protein MALVLEGTKERVLDLLRLRPYTAKELAKALGVSRAAILKHLQDLEARGLVRSEVRKCLGRGRPYRLYMAQDREAPYASLCGDVLKEVERVLGREGVVRLLLERNRNLFAPLNLEALPLRERLARLAQFLREQGYEAEVVEEGGRLYLCQKRCPKLALSREHEALCQSELLAYQELLGLPLLREERLAEGGSCCRYRVE, from the coding sequence ATGGCCCTTGTTCTGGAAGGCACCAAGGAACGCGTTCTGGACCTCCTGAGGCTCAGGCCCTATACCGCCAAGGAGCTGGCCAAAGCCCTGGGGGTGAGCCGGGCGGCCATCCTGAAGCACCTGCAGGACCTCGAGGCCCGGGGTCTGGTGCGCTCGGAGGTGAGGAAGTGTCTGGGCCGGGGCCGGCCCTACCGCCTGTACATGGCCCAGGACAGGGAGGCTCCCTACGCTTCCCTTTGCGGGGATGTGCTTAAGGAGGTGGAGAGGGTTCTGGGCCGGGAAGGGGTGGTGCGCCTCCTTTTGGAAAGGAACCGCAACCTTTTTGCTCCCTTGAACCTGGAGGCCCTTCCCCTCAGGGAACGCCTGGCCCGCCTGGCCCAGTTCCTGAGGGAGCAGGGCTATGAGGCGGAGGTGGTGGAGGAAGGGGGAAGGCTGTACCTCTGCCAGAAGCGCTGCCCCAAGCTGGCCCTCTCCCGGGAGCACGAGGCCCTCTGCCAAAGCGAACTCCTCGCTTACCAGGAGTTGTTGGGCCTCCCCTTGCTGCGGGAGGAGAGGCTGGCGGAGGGGGGAAGCTGTTGCCGTTACCGGGTAGAATAG
- a CDS encoding Mrp/NBP35 family ATP-binding protein, which translates to MALTEERVLEALRTVMDPELGKDLVSLGMVGEVRLEGSRVDLLIQLTTPACPLKGQIEADVKRALHPLGVEEVRVRFGGGVRAPEQFPIPGVKHVVAVGSGKGGVGKSTVAANLALALLQEGAKVGLLDADLYGPSQAKMFGLEGERLKVDQHRKILPLEAYGLKVLSIANIVPPGQAMIWRGPILHGTIKQFLEEVNWGELDYLVVDLPPGTGDVQLSLAQLTKVSGGVIVTTPQEVALIDAERAADMFKKVQVPVLGVLENMSHFLCPHCGQPTPIFGEGGGRRLAEKLKTRFLGEIPLTLPLRESGDRGRPILVEAPEGPEAEAFRKAARELAAALSVQAFLALPMA; encoded by the coding sequence ATGGCGCTGACCGAAGAGCGGGTCCTCGAGGCCCTGCGCACGGTGATGGACCCCGAGCTGGGCAAAGACCTGGTCTCCTTGGGCATGGTGGGGGAGGTGCGGCTGGAGGGGAGCAGGGTGGACCTCCTCATCCAGCTCACCACCCCCGCCTGTCCCTTAAAGGGCCAGATAGAAGCGGACGTCAAGCGGGCCCTTCATCCTTTGGGGGTGGAGGAGGTGCGGGTGCGCTTCGGGGGCGGGGTGAGGGCCCCCGAGCAGTTCCCCATCCCCGGGGTGAAGCACGTGGTGGCGGTGGGCTCCGGCAAGGGGGGTGTCGGCAAGAGCACCGTGGCCGCCAACCTGGCCCTGGCCCTCCTGCAGGAGGGGGCCAAGGTGGGGCTTTTGGACGCCGATCTCTACGGGCCCAGCCAGGCCAAGATGTTCGGCCTGGAGGGGGAGAGGCTCAAGGTAGACCAGCACCGGAAGATCCTTCCCCTCGAGGCCTACGGCCTCAAGGTCCTCTCCATCGCCAACATCGTTCCTCCCGGCCAGGCCATGATCTGGCGGGGGCCCATCCTCCACGGCACCATCAAGCAGTTTCTGGAGGAGGTGAACTGGGGGGAGCTGGACTACCTGGTGGTGGACCTGCCTCCGGGTACCGGGGATGTGCAACTCAGTCTGGCCCAACTCACCAAGGTTTCCGGCGGGGTGATCGTGACCACCCCGCAGGAGGTGGCCCTGATCGATGCGGAAAGGGCTGCGGACATGTTCAAGAAGGTTCAGGTGCCCGTCCTGGGGGTTTTGGAGAACATGAGCCACTTCCTCTGCCCCCATTGCGGCCAGCCCACCCCCATCTTCGGGGAAGGGGGGGGAAGGCGGCTTGCGGAGAAGCTCAAGACCCGCTTCCTGGGGGAGATCCCCCTCACCCTCCCCCTTAGGGAAAGCGGCGACCGCGGGCGGCCCATCCTGGTGGAGGCCCCCGAGGGCCCCGAGGCGGAAGCCTTCCGCAAGGCGGCCCGGGAGCTGGCCGCTGCCCTCAGCGTGCAAGCCTTCCTTGCCTTGCCCATGGCCTGA
- a CDS encoding Rossmann-fold NAD(P)-binding domain-containing protein, protein MAGYLALSKAIERVLLRKAEVPRRLVLPIPGGQFLVMPAADQEVALCKLVTVEAHRRPSVQAEVWAKRLDTGEVFHLPGEEITKRRTAALSLLAARLLAPRQEGALLLVGPGVQGEAHLEAFAEGFTLCRVWIRGRSRERTEALLAKARGMGLEAEEWVAPEVPEEVAFIVTATSSSTPVLPERVPGGTFIAAVGSFRPEMQEVPRALVERAAVYCDTEDALVEAGELQGLSKPVVTLREALSGKRSKGDPVLFKSVGHALFDLAAVRHLLGLD, encoded by the coding sequence ATGGCGGGCTATCTGGCGCTTTCTAAGGCTATAGAGAGGGTGCTCCTCCGGAAGGCGGAGGTTCCGAGAAGGCTGGTCCTTCCCATCCCGGGAGGGCAGTTTTTGGTGATGCCCGCCGCAGACCAAGAGGTGGCCCTTTGCAAGCTGGTCACGGTAGAAGCCCATCGCCGCCCTTCGGTCCAGGCGGAGGTCTGGGCCAAGCGGCTAGATACCGGGGAGGTTTTCCACCTGCCGGGGGAGGAGATCACGAAAAGGCGCACCGCTGCCCTTTCCCTCCTGGCGGCCCGGCTCCTTGCTCCTAGGCAAGAGGGGGCGCTGCTCCTGGTGGGGCCTGGGGTTCAGGGGGAAGCCCACCTCGAGGCCTTCGCCGAGGGATTTACCCTGTGCCGGGTTTGGATCCGGGGAAGGAGCAGGGAGCGGACCGAGGCCCTTTTGGCCAAGGCCAGGGGTATGGGCCTCGAGGCGGAGGAGTGGGTGGCCCCTGAGGTGCCTGAGGAGGTGGCCTTCATCGTCACGGCCACCTCGAGCTCCACCCCCGTTCTACCTGAGAGGGTGCCGGGAGGCACCTTCATCGCTGCCGTGGGAAGCTTCCGCCCGGAGATGCAGGAGGTGCCAAGGGCCTTGGTGGAGCGGGCAGCGGTTTACTGCGATACGGAGGATGCCCTGGTGGAGGCTGGGGAGCTTCAGGGCCTTTCTAAGCCGGTGGTGACCTTAAGGGAAGCCCTTTCGGGCAAGCGGTCGAAAGGGGACCCCGTGCTTTTCAAGAGCGTGGGCCACGCCCTTTTTGACCTGGCGGCGGTGCGGCACCTCCTGGGCTTGGACTAA
- a CDS encoding carbohydrate ABC transporter permease has translation MRDRITAFLVLLPSLVAVGIFVYGFIGQNLWVSFTDWGKNPAQALALRPELRFVGLENYRELFTGFVDVRFRQSVVNLIFFTLFFMGGSLGLGLLLAVALDRGPKGEGFFRTVFLFPMALSFVVTGTIWRWLLQPQGGVNVLPTLFGLPPLGFPWLTTRAQVLVFDWNQLPLYTAFVVGLVLLYLGWQAHRAGEGKRRFWSLLSASVLLLWAFTLGRHVQLLPYPEPHGFSLALVGVILAAVWQMSGYTMALYLAGLRGIPVEVLEAAKVDGASEWQTYRHVIFPLLAPITLSAMIVLGHIALKIFDLIFAMAGLDYAPTDVPAIYMYLLAFRGNQFAKGAAIGILLLLLVAVVVIPYLASQLKKEVQR, from the coding sequence ATGCGCGATCGCATCACGGCCTTCTTGGTCCTCCTCCCCTCCTTGGTGGCGGTGGGCATCTTCGTCTACGGCTTCATCGGACAAAACCTCTGGGTGTCCTTCACGGACTGGGGGAAAAACCCCGCCCAGGCCCTGGCCCTAAGGCCCGAACTCCGCTTCGTGGGCCTGGAGAACTACCGGGAGCTCTTCACCGGCTTCGTGGACGTGCGCTTTCGCCAGAGCGTGGTCAACCTCATCTTCTTCACCCTCTTCTTCATGGGGGGGAGCCTGGGCCTGGGCCTCCTCCTGGCGGTGGCCCTGGACCGGGGGCCCAAAGGGGAAGGCTTCTTCCGCACCGTCTTTCTCTTCCCCATGGCCCTTTCCTTCGTGGTCACCGGCACCATCTGGCGCTGGCTCTTGCAGCCGCAGGGGGGCGTGAACGTCCTGCCCACCCTCTTCGGCCTACCCCCCCTCGGCTTTCCCTGGCTCACCACCCGGGCGCAGGTCCTGGTCTTTGACTGGAACCAGCTTCCCCTCTACACCGCCTTCGTGGTGGGCCTGGTCCTCCTCTACCTGGGCTGGCAGGCCCACCGGGCAGGGGAAGGGAAGCGGCGCTTCTGGAGCCTCCTCTCCGCAAGCGTGCTCCTCCTTTGGGCCTTCACGCTAGGGCGGCACGTCCAGCTTCTGCCCTACCCCGAGCCCCACGGCTTCAGCCTGGCCCTGGTGGGGGTGATCCTGGCGGCGGTGTGGCAGATGTCAGGATACACCATGGCCCTCTACCTGGCGGGGCTACGGGGCATCCCGGTGGAGGTGCTGGAGGCGGCCAAGGTGGACGGGGCCAGCGAGTGGCAGACCTACCGCCACGTGATCTTCCCCCTCCTCGCCCCCATCACCCTTTCGGCCATGATCGTCCTGGGGCACATCGCCTTGAAGATCTTTGACCTCATCTTCGCCATGGCCGGGCTGGACTACGCCCCCACGGATGTGCCCGCCATCTACATGTACCTCCTGGCCTTCCGGGGGAACCAGTTCGCCAAGGGCGCGGCCATCGGTATCCTTCTTTTGCTCTTGGTGGCCGTGGTGGTCATCCCCTACCTGGCAAGCCAGCTCAAGAAGGAGGTGCAGCGGTGA
- a CDS encoding NADPH:quinone oxidoreductase family protein, which translates to MRAWVQERLQGPLTLKEIPDPTPGPGEVVLEVEAVGLNFADHLMRLGGYLTRTHPPFVPGMEAVGRVEGRRFAALMGHGALAEKVAVPREALLPVPEGLSSEEAAAYPVSFLTAYLALRQAGAKPGEKVLVQAAAGALGTALVQVAKAMGLKVLASASRPEKLDLPQALGAEAVAPYAELPERARAFGGVDILLEVRGNQLEESLSLLNPGGRLVYIGAAEGEVAPLNPLRLMRRNLTVMGFWLAPLLREKALVQEALRFLLPRLGRELKPVVGRVFPFLEAEAAFQALLDRGHVGKIVVRL; encoded by the coding sequence ATGCGCGCCTGGGTGCAAGAACGCCTTCAAGGCCCCTTGACCCTTAAGGAGATCCCCGACCCCACGCCGGGCCCGGGTGAGGTGGTGTTGGAAGTGGAAGCGGTGGGCTTGAACTTTGCCGACCACCTCATGCGGCTTGGCGGATACCTCACCCGGACGCATCCGCCCTTCGTGCCGGGCATGGAAGCGGTGGGCCGGGTGGAGGGACGGCGCTTCGCCGCCCTGATGGGGCATGGGGCCCTGGCAGAGAAGGTAGCCGTGCCCAGGGAAGCCCTTCTACCCGTGCCTGAGGGGCTCTCCTCGGAGGAAGCCGCCGCCTACCCGGTTTCCTTCCTTACCGCCTACCTGGCCCTGAGGCAGGCGGGGGCCAAGCCCGGGGAAAAGGTCCTGGTGCAGGCAGCAGCGGGAGCTTTGGGAACCGCTTTGGTACAGGTGGCAAAGGCCATGGGCCTAAAGGTGCTGGCCTCCGCCTCGAGGCCCGAGAAGCTGGATCTTCCCCAGGCCCTGGGGGCCGAAGCCGTCGCCCCCTATGCGGAGCTCCCCGAAAGGGCCAGGGCATTCGGCGGGGTGGATATCCTTCTGGAGGTGCGGGGTAACCAGTTGGAGGAAAGCCTTTCCCTTCTAAACCCGGGGGGAAGGCTGGTCTATATCGGGGCCGCCGAGGGAGAGGTGGCGCCCCTGAATCCCTTGCGCCTCATGCGAAGAAACCTCACCGTAATGGGCTTTTGGCTGGCTCCCCTCCTTAGGGAAAAGGCCCTGGTGCAGGAGGCCTTGCGGTTTCTCCTGCCCCGTTTGGGCCGGGAGCTCAAGCCCGTGGTGGGAAGGGTTTTCCCCTTCCTCGAGGCTGAAGCCGCCTTCCAAGCCCTTCTGGACAGGGGCCATGTGGGCAAGATCGTCGTCCGCCTTTAG
- a CDS encoding carbohydrate ABC transporter permease: protein MGRVFLYGFLLLATLFFLLPVYLVVLTALKEPAKITLDAVWRWPDPVYWESFRTAWEAFRPKFQNSAVLALSATALSALVGALNGYVLAKWPFRGSNLLFALMLFGMFIPYQSILIPLFQFVKAIGLYGTLWGLILVHVVYGIPIVTLIFKNYYSEIPDELVEAARIDGAGFFGIFRHVVLPLSAPAFVVVAIWQFTQIWNEFLFAVTLTRPESQPITVALAQLAGGEAVKWNLPMAGAILAALPTLLVYIFLGRYFLRGLLAGSVKG, encoded by the coding sequence ATGGGGCGGGTTTTCCTCTACGGCTTCCTTCTCCTCGCTACCTTGTTCTTCCTGCTGCCCGTGTACCTGGTGGTCCTCACCGCCCTCAAGGAACCCGCCAAGATCACCCTGGATGCGGTGTGGCGCTGGCCGGATCCCGTCTACTGGGAAAGCTTCCGCACCGCCTGGGAGGCCTTTCGGCCCAAGTTCCAAAACAGCGCGGTCCTGGCCCTCTCGGCCACGGCCCTTTCCGCGCTGGTGGGAGCCCTCAACGGCTACGTTCTGGCCAAGTGGCCCTTCAGGGGCTCCAACCTCCTCTTCGCCCTCATGCTCTTCGGGATGTTCATCCCCTACCAGAGCATCCTCATCCCCCTCTTCCAGTTCGTGAAGGCCATCGGGCTCTACGGCACCCTCTGGGGGCTCATCCTGGTGCACGTGGTCTACGGGATCCCCATCGTCACCCTGATCTTCAAAAACTACTACTCGGAGATCCCCGACGAGCTGGTGGAGGCCGCCCGCATCGACGGGGCGGGCTTCTTCGGCATCTTCCGCCACGTGGTCCTGCCCCTTTCCGCCCCCGCCTTCGTGGTGGTGGCCATCTGGCAGTTCACGCAGATCTGGAACGAGTTCCTCTTCGCCGTGACCCTCACCCGCCCCGAGAGCCAGCCCATCACCGTGGCCCTGGCCCAGCTGGCGGGGGGCGAGGCGGTGAAGTGGAACCTGCCCATGGCCGGGGCCATTCTGGCCGCTTTACCCACCCTTCTGGTCTACATCTTCCTGGGCCGGTACTTCCTTCGAGGACTCCTGGCTGGCTCGGTGAAGGGGTAG
- a CDS encoding AEC family transporter produces the protein MPHMQALLNTVLPVALVVFSGYLLGKRIPMDLTTLSRLTLYLLVPALIFDAMYRAEYSREGLVGLALGFTLTYLLLFLAITGMARLLGLPPEAAKSLLVCSLFPNSGNMGLSLVYFALGEEGLRRAVVYFILSSMVMFGLGPAFIRGGSLKEGLLFTLRLPLFYALLLGLLLKALGVSLPFRLDEGLRLMGQAAIPVLLLTLGMQMSQTRFQVGAFEGVASGLRLLLAPLLAYGVGFILGLPRLEHQVLVLQSATPVAVNAFLLTREFGGEAPRVARSVVVSTFLAFLTIPLFLLLIGVR, from the coding sequence ATGCCTCACATGCAGGCCCTTCTCAACACGGTTCTTCCCGTGGCCCTGGTGGTCTTCTCTGGGTATCTGTTGGGCAAGCGCATTCCCATGGACCTCACCACCCTAAGCCGCCTTACCCTTTACCTCCTGGTGCCCGCCCTCATCTTCGACGCCATGTACCGGGCGGAGTACTCCCGGGAAGGACTGGTGGGCCTTGCCTTGGGCTTTACCCTCACCTACCTCCTCCTCTTTCTGGCCATCACTGGGATGGCCAGACTCCTGGGCCTCCCTCCCGAGGCCGCCAAGTCTCTTCTCGTCTGCAGCCTGTTCCCCAACTCCGGCAACATGGGGCTTTCCCTGGTCTACTTTGCCCTGGGAGAAGAGGGGCTGAGGCGGGCCGTGGTGTACTTCATCCTCTCCAGCATGGTCATGTTCGGCCTAGGGCCAGCCTTCATAAGGGGAGGCAGCCTCAAGGAAGGGCTCCTTTTCACCCTGCGCCTGCCCCTCTTTTACGCCCTCCTTCTGGGCCTGCTGCTGAAAGCCCTGGGGGTAAGCCTTCCCTTCCGCCTGGACGAGGGCCTACGCCTCATGGGCCAAGCGGCCATCCCCGTTCTCCTCCTCACCTTGGGGATGCAGATGAGCCAGACCCGCTTCCAGGTGGGGGCCTTTGAGGGAGTAGCCAGCGGCCTGCGGCTCCTCCTGGCCCCCCTTCTGGCCTACGGGGTGGGGTTCATCCTGGGCCTTCCCCGTCTGGAGCACCAGGTCTTGGTCCTGCAGTCGGCCACCCCGGTGGCGGTGAACGCCTTCCTCCTCACCCGGGAATTTGGAGGGGAAGCCCCGCGGGTGGCCAGGAGCGTGGTGGTGTCCACCTTCCTAGCGTTCCTGACCATTCCCCTTTTTCTCCTCCTCATCGGGGTCCGGTAG
- a CDS encoding ABC transporter substrate-binding protein — MRKWLLAIGVALGLNALAQTGKLEIFSWWAGDEGPALEALIRLYKQKYPGVEVINATVTGGAGVNAKAVLKTRMLGGDPPDTFQVHAGQELIGTWVVADRMEDLTALFKQEGWLQAFPKGLVDLLSYKGGIWSVPVNIHRSNVMWYIPAKLKEWGVTPPKTWAEFLATCQTLKRKGLEAPLALGENWTQQHLWESVALATLGADGWANLWSGKLKFTDPKAVAVWETFGKVLDCANKDAAGLSWQQAVDRVVQGKAAFNIMGDWAAGYMSTTLKLRPGTDFAWAPSPGTSGIFMMLSDSFGLPKGAKNRQNAINWLKLVGSKEGQDTFNPLKGSIAARLDSDPAKYNAYGQSAMKDWKTNRIVGSLVHGAVAPESFMSQFGTVMEIFLQSKNPQAAANAAQAIANQVGLGR, encoded by the coding sequence ATGAGGAAGTGGCTTTTGGCGATCGGCGTGGCCTTGGGGCTTAACGCCCTGGCCCAAACGGGCAAGTTGGAGATCTTCTCGTGGTGGGCAGGGGACGAGGGCCCGGCTTTGGAAGCCCTCATCCGGCTCTACAAGCAGAAGTACCCCGGGGTGGAGGTGATCAACGCCACCGTGACCGGCGGCGCTGGGGTCAACGCCAAGGCGGTGCTGAAGACCCGCATGCTGGGCGGCGACCCGCCCGACACCTTCCAGGTGCACGCGGGACAGGAGCTCATCGGCACCTGGGTGGTGGCCGACCGCATGGAGGACCTCACCGCCCTCTTCAAGCAGGAAGGCTGGCTCCAGGCCTTCCCCAAGGGGCTCGTTGACCTCCTCTCCTACAAGGGCGGCATCTGGAGCGTGCCGGTGAACATCCACCGCTCCAACGTCATGTGGTACATCCCCGCCAAGCTGAAGGAATGGGGGGTGACCCCACCCAAGACCTGGGCGGAGTTCCTCGCCACCTGCCAGACCTTGAAGCGGAAGGGCCTCGAGGCGCCCCTGGCCCTGGGGGAGAACTGGACCCAGCAGCACCTCTGGGAGAGCGTGGCCCTGGCCACCTTGGGCGCGGACGGCTGGGCCAACCTCTGGAGCGGCAAGCTGAAGTTCACCGACCCCAAGGCGGTGGCGGTGTGGGAAACCTTCGGCAAGGTGCTGGACTGCGCCAACAAGGACGCCGCCGGGCTTTCCTGGCAGCAGGCGGTGGACCGGGTGGTGCAGGGCAAAGCCGCCTTCAACATCATGGGCGACTGGGCCGCAGGCTACATGAGCACCACCTTGAAGCTCAGGCCCGGCACCGACTTCGCCTGGGCCCCTTCCCCCGGCACCTCCGGGATCTTCATGATGCTCTCCGACTCCTTTGGCCTGCCCAAGGGGGCCAAGAACCGGCAAAACGCCATCAACTGGCTCAAGCTGGTGGGCTCCAAGGAGGGCCAGGACACCTTTAACCCCCTGAAGGGCTCCATCGCCGCAAGGCTGGACTCCGACCCCGCCAAGTACAACGCCTACGGCCAGTCGGCCATGAAGGATTGGAAGACGAACCGGATCGTGGGCTCCCTGGTCCACGGGGCGGTGGCGCCGGAGAGCTTCATGAGCCAGTTCGGCACGGTGATGGAGATCTTCTTGCAGAGCAAGAACCCGCAGGCGGCGGCCAACGCCGCCCAGGCCATCGCCAACCAGGTGGGTCTGGGCCGCTAG
- a CDS encoding 50S ribosomal protein L11 methyltransferase, which yields MWVYRLKGTAAELDPLIPDLFDRGARGLEEREGEVLAYFPAPLDLPFGGVWEELPDEDWLSAWRRDLKPVRAGPFLVLAPWHPKEEEGIPLTIEPGMAFGTGHHETTRLALAALARHLRPGEKVLDLGTGSGILAIAAAKLGGEALGVDIDETVLPQAEENVRRNGVGVRFLLGSLEEALPYGPFDLLVANLFAELHRELAPLYPKALAPGGRLLLTGILAEKATLVKEAMAREGFSLQEEEREGEWVLLAYGI from the coding sequence GTGTGGGTTTACCGCCTAAAGGGCACGGCGGCGGAACTGGATCCCCTGATCCCCGATCTCTTTGACCGGGGGGCCCGGGGCCTCGAGGAGCGGGAGGGGGAGGTTTTGGCCTACTTCCCCGCCCCTCTGGACCTGCCCTTTGGGGGAGTATGGGAGGAGCTCCCCGACGAGGACTGGCTTTCCGCCTGGCGGCGGGACCTCAAGCCGGTGCGCGCCGGGCCCTTCCTGGTCCTGGCCCCCTGGCACCCAAAGGAGGAAGAGGGCATTCCCCTCACCATCGAGCCCGGGATGGCCTTTGGCACCGGGCACCACGAGACCACCCGCCTGGCCCTCGCCGCCCTGGCCCGCCACCTGCGTCCTGGGGAGAAGGTGCTGGACCTGGGCACGGGCTCGGGCATCCTGGCCATCGCCGCCGCCAAGCTGGGGGGTGAGGCCTTGGGGGTGGATATCGACGAAACCGTGCTTCCCCAGGCGGAGGAGAACGTCAGAAGAAACGGGGTCGGGGTCCGCTTCCTCCTGGGTAGCCTCGAGGAAGCCCTGCCTTACGGGCCCTTTGATCTCCTGGTGGCCAACCTGTTTGCGGAGCTTCACCGGGAGCTGGCCCCCCTCTATCCAAAGGCCTTGGCCCCTGGGGGTAGGCTTCTCCTCACGGGGATCCTGGCGGAAAAGGCCACCCTGGTGAAGGAGGCCATGGCCAGGGAAGGCTTTTCCCTCCAGGAGGAGGAGAGGGAAGGGGAGTGGGTGTTGCTGGCCTACGGGATCTGA